The genomic segment GGAAAACGACCGCAACCCGGATTGGGAAAAAGCATTCGAAGAATCGGGACTGGGCGATAAGATACGTGAGATGAACGAGCTGCAACTGGAAGGAGCAGACGTATATATGAGCACATTCGCCCAACTCAAGAGCTATCCGTTCTTTCAGAATCCACACAACTGGTTCTATCCGTTTGACATGCAACACTCCAGCATTATACGGGAATTCGGCCTGAAACCGACAGGAGAAAATGCCATTCTGTCCCTGATATTACAATCAGGCTTTTTCTGTAACAGCGATAAATATTCATTGTGTTTCACCATGGCGCATATTCCGCAGGCCCAACGCAATATGATGCTAAGTCAAATGACGTCACAGGACTTGAATGAGTTAATGGATCAAAGCAAGTCTTCCGGTCTGAGACAGTATGCACAACGTCCGGACGTTATCAGTAACCAATACATACATGACCTATACCGTTTTTTCAAGCTAAGCCAGCGGCGTCATGAGTTCCGCGATATTTTCAAGGAAGAAATAGCCTTGCATCGCATCCCGGCACTAAAAAGTATTTTATACAAACCGGAATTACTGGTCACCATAGCCGATTTTCATTTCCATAAGGAACATCCGGCAGAAGCATTGAACATTTACAAAGAAGTGACAGACATGAATTATGCCAATGCTGATATTTTTCAAAAGACCGGTTACTGTCTGCAAAAAGAGAAACGCTACAAAGAAGCCATCAGCGCTTACCGAAAAGCAGACGTACTGAAACCCGATCATGTATGGACTATCCGCCATCTCGCCACTTGTCATCGCCAGTTACGCGATTTTGCAGCTGCATTGGAATATTACAAAAAGGTAGAAGCAATACAACCGGAAAATAAGAACGTCATATTCTTCATCGGTAGTTGTCTGGCAGAACTGGAACGTTATGAAGAAGCCTTGCAAAGTTTCTTCAAACTGGATCTCATGGAAAACGACTGCATCAAGGCATGGCGTGCAATAGGCTGGTGCTCATTCGTCAGTGGGAAATTTGAACAAGCCATGAGATATTATGACAAAGTACTCGCCCTGAAACCAATTGCCACCGATTATCTCAATGCAGGACATGTGGCATTGGGATTAGGAAACATAGGGAAAGCTGCTGAATTATATGGAAAAGCCACCGCAGAAAGCGGCAATCGGGAAGTTTTCCTTGAGATGTTCAATAAAGACAAAGAAACCCTTATTAAGCTGGGCATAGACGAGAAAGATATTCCATTGATAAGAGACTTGGCTTAGGAAGGTGTGTCAAAACTAACATTAACTATCATTTTACTCTGTCATCAGAACCTCTTCTGTCTTTTTTTATTAAGGTATAGTCAGAGCGAAGCGAAGAATCTACTCTCTGTGTGAGTAGGAGAAGAGATGCTTCACTACGTTCTGCATGACAGACTATACATTAGCGTAAGAAATAAAAGATATTTTGAGCGAAGCTAATGATAGGCTTGTCAGAGTTTTGACAACCTCCCTTCAATCAAACAAAGCTCTTTATAAAGCCGTTGTACCGGCAGCCCCATAATGTTATAATAGCTACCCGATATATTCTCTACTCCAATAAAGCCAATCCACTCTTGTACACCATAAGCTCCTGCTTTATCCATGGGTTGGAACTTATCTACGTAGTAAATAATTTCTTCTTCACTCAACTTAGAGAAACGCACTTCCGTCTGGGCTGAAAAACTCCGCTGCCATTCTGTCGTAGTAATACAAACACCGGTAAACACTTCATGAGTGCGACCGGACATGTCACGCAACATACATAAAGCATCTTCCCTATCCTTTGGCTTTCCCAGTACCTTGCCATCCAACCAAACAATAGTATCGGCAGTTATCATCAGTTCGCCCGACTGCAACATATTCCGATAGGCATTCGCTTTTTCTTTTGCTATATAGAGAGGGATATCCGCTCCTCGTAATGTATCAGGATACGACTCATCCACATCCGGCAACGTACGTATTTCATAGTCAACTCCAAGCCCGGACAGCAATTCTTTTCGACGCGGAGAGTTGGAAGCAAGTATCACTTTATATTTCTTGAGATTATCTAACATGACGCTAATATGAGTTATAAGTTATGAATTGCGAGTTTTCATCCGATAAGAATTACCAGCCAAAGGCTTTCTCATCTGCCATCCAGAGACCTTTTACTTTAAGGAACTGCTCTATAACGTCACGTCCGCAGCCATATCCTCCGGCCTTGTAAGAAATATAGCGGGCAACAGATTTCACTTCAGGAGCAGCATCATTCGGACAACAAGGCAAGCCGCAAGTACTCATTACTTCAATATCGGGAATATCATCACCTACGTATAATATTTCCTCATCCTGCAAACCATAACGGTCACGAAAGTCACGATAGTCATGTATCTTAACAGAAGAACCCATATAGATATTTTCGGCCGGTATCCCCAAAGCAAGGAAACGCCTGCGCACAGCCTCTGTACGTCCACCTGTAATAATAGCTAATGGAATCTCGTGCTTGGCAGCCAGATGCAATGCATAGCCATCTTTTATGTTTACCGTACGCAACGGTTCGCCGTCCGTACTCATCGGGATAACATTAGCACTTAATACCCCATCCACATCAAAAGCAAGGGCTTTTATCTTATTCAAATCATAATTGATTGTACTCATATACCATTGTTTTCTTAAAGGTTAGCTGTTTTGCCGATGTATGCTTTCGCTAATCAGCCTGTATAGTTCCTGCATTTCCGGCTCATCGGAAAGCATCTGCAGATGATTATTGATGACATTTTCATCGTAACGTATGGCAGGCCCTGTTTGCGCAAGGTGTGGTTCAATCTCGTGTACTTTGCGGGCAGTCTCATCTATCAGAGGCAGCATTATCTCAAAAGGAAGTTGATGCTTCTTCAAAAGCCCGGCAGCAAGAGCATACATATGATTTGTAAAATTACAAGTGAAGACTGCCGCCAAATGCAGGTTCTTGCGTTGCTCGGAAGTTGCCTCATAGACTTGCTTTGACAGTACGGAAGCAACGGCTTTCAGAAACCGAGTATCTGCTTCAGAATTACTTTCCACGAAAATCGGTATATGCTGAAAATCAACTACACGCTGTTTACTAAATGTCTGCATAGGATAAAGCACCCCATACCGGTTCACTTTATCCGCCCAAACATCCATGGGAATACTACCGGCAGTATGTACCCATAAGGCATTTTCTTTTCCGGCAACAATTTCGGGCAGCAGTTGCACAAACGCCGCATCTTTCAGAGAAACAATATATAACTGAGCATCCGTAACCACAGACGACAAGTCAGTTGTATAAGTAGCCTCCACTACCTGCGCCAATGCCCGCGCCGACTCTTCTGTACGGCTATAAACCTGAATGATGCGAAATCCGTTATCATAAAGTGCCTTTGCCAAATTCGTCGCCAAATTTCCGGCTCCAATAAATACAATAGATGTATCTTCTATACTTCTCCTCATTTTATCTTGTAGATACCAAATATAATATACCACCTACGACCAATAACGCTATCGGCAACAAATAAGCCGACATTGTGCCAAGCAAAGCCGTTATCAACCCAAAGTTTAATATCAACCACAGCCCTATCAATACCAATCCTACCGATTTATCGTGCTTGAACAATAAAAAGATAATCGCCGTATAAAGTAGAAAATTATCCCTATTCATCACCCACGACAAACCTAATGTAGAAAAATGCAATAATTTATCTGCCAGATAAAGCACGCCAAATACAATCAGCGTGATAGCCGTAGCCTTATATGTATCCTTATTATTGTTTGCCTTTGCCGCACTCACCGTTACTTTCCTCCATATTTATTAAGGTGAATCTTTTCCCATTGCAAATTGTCTTCATTGAAAGGCTTGCGCTCCATGCCTTTATGGCCTATGGCTATGATGCTAAGGGCCTGCAACTGCAAAGGTATATCAAGTACATCATGTACATATTCGTTAGAAGATATTCCGGACACCGCAAAACGTTCACGAAGCTGCACCCAGCAACTACCCAATCCCATATCTTCTGCCTGAAGTTGCAGGTAAATGGAAGCGATAGCAGCATCTTCTATCCAAACATCACTTACCAACGGGTCGGCGGTTACAACCACAGCCAATGCAGCATCTGCAATGAATTGTGAAGCCTGCTCTTTACAGAGCGATAGTTTTTTCAATGTATCCTTATCATCCACCACAATAAACTGCCATGCATTACTACGTTTGGAAGTAGGAGCCATTAATGCGGCTTTCAT from the Bacteroides eggerthii genome contains:
- a CDS encoding tetratricopeptide repeat protein, producing MNEQAIQEQYQHIVSLLEQKRLKEAQIQLEAFLWKCKDWTLHSRLEQAKVSYQYMLQYMRQGINDPERQKLYRQLLAETWELAEQTRISLLDESSTRYYHALHKNKKNMAAGYGMSSWLKVLESFPDDMAVCQLMPDNKQSLDGALQRHEETAQYLFLTTWGNSSWSAEEEVEAKMYLNSELLPANDLCLLTGAILLSLMECFDPRKFSWLLDAVTHADTQVNQRALVVIAIVLHIHSNRLWLYPELETRLSLLNEDGSFGKQLNRIYIQLLRSQETEKIDKKMREEIIPEMMKNVSIMRNMKYGFEENIEENDRNPDWEKAFEESGLGDKIREMNELQLEGADVYMSTFAQLKSYPFFQNPHNWFYPFDMQHSSIIREFGLKPTGENAILSLILQSGFFCNSDKYSLCFTMAHIPQAQRNMMLSQMTSQDLNELMDQSKSSGLRQYAQRPDVISNQYIHDLYRFFKLSQRRHEFRDIFKEEIALHRIPALKSILYKPELLVTIADFHFHKEHPAEALNIYKEVTDMNYANADIFQKTGYCLQKEKRYKEAISAYRKADVLKPDHVWTIRHLATCHRQLRDFAAALEYYKKVEAIQPENKNVIFFIGSCLAELERYEEALQSFFKLDLMENDCIKAWRAIGWCSFVSGKFEQAMRYYDKVLALKPIATDYLNAGHVALGLGNIGKAAELYGKATAESGNREVFLEMFNKDKETLIKLGIDEKDIPLIRDLA
- a CDS encoding KdsC family phosphatase; its protein translation is MSTINYDLNKIKALAFDVDGVLSANVIPMSTDGEPLRTVNIKDGYALHLAAKHEIPLAIITGGRTEAVRRRFLALGIPAENIYMGSSVKIHDYRDFRDRYGLQDEEILYVGDDIPDIEVMSTCGLPCCPNDAAPEVKSVARYISYKAGGYGCGRDVIEQFLKVKGLWMADEKAFGW
- a CDS encoding Rossmann-like and DUF2520 domain-containing protein, which encodes MRRSIEDTSIVFIGAGNLATNLAKALYDNGFRIIQVYSRTEESARALAQVVEATYTTDLSSVVTDAQLYIVSLKDAAFVQLLPEIVAGKENALWVHTAGSIPMDVWADKVNRYGVLYPMQTFSKQRVVDFQHIPIFVESNSEADTRFLKAVASVLSKQVYEATSEQRKNLHLAAVFTCNFTNHMYALAAGLLKKHQLPFEIMLPLIDETARKVHEIEPHLAQTGPAIRYDENVINNHLQMLSDEPEMQELYRLISESIHRQNS
- a CDS encoding nitroreductase family protein; translated protein: MESFSELIKARRSMRKFTEEELTQEQVVTLMKAALMAPTSKRSNAWQFIVVDDKDTLKKLSLCKEQASQFIADAALAVVVTADPLVSDVWIEDAAIASIYLQLQAEDMGLGSCWVQLRERFAVSGISSNEYVHDVLDIPLQLQALSIIAIGHKGMERKPFNEDNLQWEKIHLNKYGGK
- a CDS encoding Maf-like protein; its protein translation is MLDNLKKYKVILASNSPRRKELLSGLGVDYEIRTLPDVDESYPDTLRGADIPLYIAKEKANAYRNMLQSGELMITADTIVWLDGKVLGKPKDREDALCMLRDMSGRTHEVFTGVCITTTEWQRSFSAQTEVRFSKLSEEEIIYYVDKFQPMDKAGAYGVQEWIGFIGVENISGSYYNIMGLPVQRLYKELCLIEGRLSKL